TAACCGTAACTATGGACGAGTTTATGCGCCGTATGAAAGATATGGCTGCCATGGGCGGCGGAATGGGCTTTTACGGCAACATGCCCGACAATTACAAAGTAGTAGTTAACGGTAACCACAAATTAATTACTCGCATATTGCAGGATGATAATGCAGATGTACAGGCACAATTAGCTAAACAAGCTTTTGATTTGGCCTTACTATCGCAAGGTTTATTAACAGGTGCTGAGTTGACAGAGTTTGTTAACCGCAGCGTTAGCCTTATATAACTTACAGCATAAAAAATAGTAAAGCCACCCGAACTAAAATCGGGTGGCTTTGTTGTTTAATATATAGCTATTTTAACAATTTTAATATATTTTATGGAAACGCTTTGATAAATACATCCTACTATAAATTGGTTATATAGTTTAAACCAAAAGGTGTGTAAAAAGTCTAACAAATATTAAGTTAAAAGATGTTTAAAATGAAAACTTTAGTAAGGATGATGGTTGTTTTGGCACTTATTGCGGTCAATATAAAACCAGCTACAGCACAGCAAAGTAAAGCCGATAAAAAGGCAAGTTTAGCAGCTGATGTAAAACAAATGATCGATTCAAAAAAATTCACTTTTCAGGCCAATAACATGTACCCGGCTTATGGTGGTTTGCGTTATTTAAATACCACGTATGATGTAACGGTTACTGCAGATAGCGTAATATCTTACCTGCCCTATTTTGGTGAGGTGTATTCGGGTGCGGGTTATAATAGCAGTACCGATAATGGTATAAAGTTTACGTCAACCGATTTTGACTACAAAAGCCAGCAGGCTAAAAATGGCAGCTGGAATGTTGTTATTAAACCAAAGGATGTTGGCAATGCCACACAGTTGTTATTTACCGTACAAACCAACGGCCGAACCGACCTTGCTGTAATAAGCCAAAACCGCCAGCGGATACGTTTTGACGGTTATTTAAAAGAACAAGCAAAAAAATAAAACCATGTTAAAGATAGATCTTCCTTCAAACATATCACATAATGTATTTGAGCAGTATGGCTTACCCAAGTTGCCAAACGGCACAGATATGGAAATTAACGGCGATGTAATACTGTTATTTGATAGCGAGGAACAGGCTGTTGCCTACCTTGATGAGTTAGAAGATCATTCCTCTTCGCTGGATAATGATACACCCGAAAAAGGCATCATTAACACGTTGGTTAGCGTTATAAGTAACGATGAATTTGTACAGACTTATTTGCAATAGCCTGCACAAATTCATTTTTATTTAAGCGTTTAAATTCTTATCTATATAAGCAAAGCTGCTTTGTATGCTTGCAAGCGCGTCTTTAGGCATATCGTGCTCTACAAAAAAGCTATCCATTCCCGCGGTTTTTGCCGCCGCAAAAATTGGTTTAAAATCAATGGTGCCGCTACCTACAGGTAATATAATCTCCCTGGCTGCATCCAAATCCTTAACATGCCATAGCGGGAAACGACCCGGATTTTGCTTAAACAATTCAACCGGATTTTTGCCGGCTTTAACTGCCCATGCCAGGTCAAGTTCCATTTTTACGTGTTTGCTGTCTGTTTCTGATAACAGCAGGTCGTAAGGCACTTTACCATCCATAGCCTTAAACTCCATATCATGATTATGATAGGCAAATATTAATCCTGCCTTTGTAGCAGCTTCACCTGTTTTATTTAATACCGCTATAGATGCTTTAAGTTCGTCCATATTACCGGTTGGCGTATTAGCGCAAACCAGGTATTTAACACCGCCTTCGGCAGCTTCATCAACCAGTTGCTGCATATTATCTTGTAGGTTAGCCATTACAGGTATAGTCATTGGCTTACCATCGGGCATGGTTGGCATTTTAGCACCTGCCGGCAATTTAAATGGTGCACCCAATACATGGTGCGATTTCCATTTCATCCCAAGGTCGTTTACTACGGCTTTAAACTCTTTGGGTTTCATTCCATAATAGCCACCTTTTCTGCTAAATGCCGATTCTATTTCTTTATAGCCGGTTGCTGCTATTTGGCTTAAGGTGCCTTTTACATCGTTATCTATAGATGTAAAAAAGGTAAATAACTGCACACCTACCGGGTGTTTGGCCATATTTAATATTGATGCAGCTTTACCCGATAAAACTGCGCTGCTAAGCACCAAAGTGCCTGTACTTTGCAAAAACTTGCGCCTGTTAAAATTCATTTTTTTGGTAATTTAGTTTACTTGGTTTAAGTAAATCTAAATCAAAAAAGCGAATAAAAAAATTATTGTGTCAATAAAACACAATAACATTAATATTTGCCTGTTAATGATATAGACAGTTGGCTATCAGGCCTGTCCAGCCGGTTTGGTGCGACGCGCCTAAGCCACGGCCATTATCGCCATCAAAGTATTCGTAAAACTGTATATGATCTTTAAAATTCGCGTCGGTTTGAATTATATCGCTGTTGCCGTCGGCTGCCCTCTTCCCATTTTCGTCGCGTAAAAACAGTCTTGATATACGGCTATATATCTCGTTGGCAACATCTTTTAAATTCATCATATTGCCCGACCCTGTAGGGCACTCTACTTGCAGGTCGTCGCCATAGTATTCATAAAAATTATTCAGGCTTTCAATGATAAGGTAGTTGATAGGCACCCAAACTGGGCCACGCCAGTTACTGTTGCCGCCAAACATGGGTATATCACTTTCGGCAGGGGTATATTTTATGCTGAATTGCGAGCCGTTCATGTTAATACTAAACGGGTTATTTAAATGGTATTTCGAAACCGACCGTATGCCATAAGGGCTTAAAAATTCATTCTCGTCCAGCATGTACTTTAATATGCCTATCATACGGTGGCCACGTAACAGGCTAATTAAATGTTTGCCCGAGCTATTCTTTACATCCCAGCGCGATACCAGCGAAGACAGATCGGGCCGGTTGGCGGTAAACCAATCCATCCTGTCGCTAAATATGGGGTTATTGGCTATATCTGCATCATCTAATACCTCTGTAGCAAATAAGGGTATGAAACCTACAATACTGCGCACTTTCATTTTCTCGGCGCTGCCATCTGCAAAACGTAGCTGGTCGTAAAAAAAGCTTTCTTCCTCATCCCATAAGCCGCTACGGCCACCTTCGCCCAGGCTGGACATAGCACCTGATATATAAATAAAATGCTCGAAGTACTTAGAAGCGATATCAGCATATGCTTTATTGGTCACCGCAAGCTCGGCAGCAATACGCAACAGGTTAAGCGAGTACATTGCCATCCAACTGGTGCCATCCACTTGTTCCAGATGCGCCCCGTTTGAGAACTTGGTATTACGATCAAATACCCCAATATTATCCAGGCCTAAAAAGCCGCCTTCAAATATGTTGTTTCCTGCTTCGTCTTTACGGTTAACCCACCAGGTAAAGTTGATCATCAACTTATGAAATATGCGCTCTAAAAAGTAAGTATCGCCTTTGCCCCCATTTGCCTTTTTATCCTGCAGGTAAACCTTCCAGGTAACCATGGCATGTACTGGCGGGTTGGCATCTTCAAAATTCCATTCGTAAGCAGGTAGTTGCCCATTGGGGTGCATATACCAATCGCGTATCAGTAATGTTAGCTGGCTTTTTGTAAAGGCCATATCAATATTAGCCAGCGGTATGCAATGAAAAGCCAGATCCCAGGCGGCAAACCAGGGGTATTCCCATTTATCGGGCATCGATATAATGTCGCCACGGTTGTTAAAATGTTGCCAGCTATGGTTACGCCCGTTCAGGCGTTCGGCAGGTGGTGTTGGCTCTGATGGGTCGCCTGTAAGCCATTGGTGTATATCATAGTAATAGAACTGCTTGTTCCATAACATTCCGGCATAAGCCTGGCGCTGTATGGCAGCACGTTCGTCGTTATTTTGATTGGGTTGTATGGCTTTATAAAATTCATCCGCCTCTTGCTGCCGCGATTGAAATATGGTCTCAAAATCGTCGAATACAACATCAGCATTAGGCGATAGCCTTAACCGTATAGTTGTACTTTGCTGTGCCGGTATGGTGATATCATAATTAATGGCAGCCTTTGTACCTGTTTTATCAGCGTTGATTGACTTGTCGCCGTTTATGATATAATTATTTATCCCGTCCTTATAAAACTGTTTATCATCGCCTGTATTAAAAAAGCGCCTGGTATTTGTTTCATTATCACAAAACAATGTTTCGGCTTCCTTCTCGGCAGCTAAAAAAAGCTGACCTAACTGTTTATGGTAAATACTAATATGCTTGTTGTCGCCAGCTTTAAGCGAAGGTTTATCACTATCGTACCCCCATGCCCATGTATTACGAAACCAAAGGGTTGGCAACACATTTAAACTTGCATCAGTATTACCACGGTTATGTACAGTTATTTTTATGAGGATATCATCCTTACCCTGCTTGGCATATTCTACAAAAACATCAAAATATTCGTCATTGTTAAAAGTGCCTGTATCAATTATCTCAAATTCGGGCTGGTCGCGGCCTCTTTTTTTTGCTTCTGCAACCAGTTGATCGTAAGGGAAGGCCTGCTGCGGATATTTGTACAGCATTTTCATATACGAGTGGGTTGGCGTGTTATCCAGGTAATAATACAGTTCTTTTACATCCTCGCCATGGTTGCCTTCCGAATTGCTTAAACCAAAGTAGCGCTCTTTAAGTATACGGTCCTTTTTATTCCAAAGCGCTATTGCGAAACATAAATGCTGGCCTATATCGCAAATTCCCGCAATACCTTCTTCGCCCCACCGGTAGGCTTTACTACGGGCCATGTCATGAGTAACATAGTTCCAGGCATCCCCATTGGCGCTATAATCTTCGCGTACCGTTCCCCACTGGCGGTCGCTAACGTAAGGGCCCCATTTTTTCCAACCTGTAGTTTTTAACCTATCCTGCTCTGCGCCCATATCTTTCGTTTATTTCCACGCGTTTCTTAAAAAGCGCAGCCAGTTACCATACATCATATTTTCAATATCCGTTTCGGTATAGCCACGTTTTTTTAATAGACCAGGTACCTTTTGCATATCGGCAATGGTTTCCAGGTCATAGGGGCATTGCTCACGCCCAAATGCGCCATCTAAATCGGTACCCATACCTACGTGCTGTGTATTGCCTGCAATCTGGCAAATATGATCGATATGATTTACCATAACATCCAAATTGCAATTCATTTTACGTGGCGTTGACTCTCCTCTTACCCAATTGGGCACCATCATCCAGGCATCAAGGGCTGCGCCTATTACCGCGCCACGGTCAATTAACGCCTTTATCATCTCATCGCTGTACTGGCGGTTGTGGTTTACCAATGCGCGGCAATTGTTATGGCTTGCCCAAATATTACCGCCAAAATTATCAAGTGCCTGCCAAAAGGCGTCATCGCATAAATGGGTGGCATCTAATATTATATTAAGCCGTTCCATTTCTTTTAACAAGTCGATACCATTTTGCCCCATTTTGCCTGTTGCATCGGTGCCATTGGCATACCTGCCGGGGCCGTAATGTGCAGGCCCTATTGCACGCAAACCATTTTGGTATGCCCCGTCTAAGTAACTTATGTCGACAATTGAGTCTGCACCTTCTAAACTTAATATATAGCCTATTGGCTTATTGGCGTTGTCTTCGCCATTACACCAATTTTGCAGATGCTTTTCAAGGGATTCCAGGTTGTATACCCGGTACATTTCGCCTGCGTCTTCCATGACATTATAGTAAGCCAGTTGCCCTTGGGTTTGTGCCCAGGCCTGCGCCGGTGAGTGCCAGCCGGGTAAAGTATTACCGGGTGCAACATAACGGCCTATTTGTGTAGCTACTACCAAGCCAATGTTGCCTTTACGCAATTCGGGGAATGATACAACTGCCTTGGCACGGTCGGGTTTATCAGATAACCCAAGTTCACGCTGGTTTATTTCGGCGACCGGCCGGGTAAGGTCGCGGTTCCATTCCAGGGCGTTCATACTTAAGTCTAAATGGGCATCAATAATAAACATTGTGTATTGCTAAATTGTTATTTTCCGGTCGCGCGCTATATTCAACCATTCACCCGTAACGTCTTCATTTTCAATAGTAATAGCGCGCTCATATAAAGCTATAGTAGGGCAAATGTGGTAAGGTAAGCCATATAAAATATCCCCTACTTTAAATTGATGATCTCCTCCTGCGTCTATTACTAAATGTTCTTCGCTTTGGCTTATAAATTTAAGTTTGGGTGCATTTAAAAAGTATATTCTTTTATTTAGTTCATTCTCTGCCGATACCGATTTATGCCCAACATCTAAACAAAGCTTAGTTTCATCGGGTAAGGATATAACGCGGGTAACGATCAACGCAGCTGTCTGAAATTCCTGCTCAGGGAATGCCAACTGATACCCCCTATCCCAATAAACAAAAGTACCGGGGCTGCATTCTACATCGTTACGCACGGCTAATATTGGATACGTTGGGGAACCGCCTGCAATTACAACCGGTTTAGCATGGCCATTAGCTTGTATAGCGGCAACAAGTTTAATAACAGGCGCCATAGCATTATCGCTCTTAATTTGCCGGGTTACATAATCACTATCGTGTATATGGCCGTCATAGGCATGCAAGCCTAATAGTTTTATCCCGTCCATAGCCATACATTCCTCATATAACAGTAAGGCGTCGGCAGGGATGATACCTGTACGGTTCATACCAATATTAAGATCGATATAAACCGGTATAGTTATATCAGCATTTAAAGCCGCTGTGGCGATAGTTTGGGCAGTAGCAACATTATCTACCACACAAGAGTAAGAAGTGTCCTTATAGGCTGTTATAAGCCTAATAAACCGTTTCAATTTTGGCCCCACCGGTTGGTAAGCCAATAGCACATCAGGGGCATCGCACATACCTAACATTTCGGCTTCGGAAATGGTTGCACATTTAAACCTGGTGATACCGGCCTGCAGCATTAATTTGCTAACCTCGGAACTTTTATGTGTTTTAACATGCGGGCGTAAACGCTGTACGTCAGTTATAAAGGTTTTTACCAAAGCAATATTGTGTTTTACCCTATCAGGGTAAACTACCAATGTGGGGGTATCCAGTTCGGCTACGTTATTAATATTGTACCAGTTATTGGCCATGGTTTAAACCAATTCAAATAAAGCTTCAATTTCAACAGGTATATTGTCGGGTAACGAGCCCATACCTACCGCACTGCGCACGCCTATACCATTGTCTTCGCCCCAAACGCTGGCAAATAATTCGCTTGCGCCGTTAATAATAAATGGGTGTTTCTCAAAATCTGATTTGCAGTTAACCATGCCCAATACTTTTATAACGCGTTTAACCCTATCCAGGCTGCCTAAATTAGCTTTAATGGTGGCCAGCATAGCTAAACCTACCTGCTTTGCCGCAAGCTTACCCTCTTCGGGTGTCATATCTTCGCCAATGCGGCCAATTATTAAGCTACCATCATCTTTTACTGTGCCGTGGCCCGATAGATACAGGTACTTGCCATCAATTAAACATGGTTTATAAACACCCAGCGGCTTTGGTGCGGGTGGCAGGCTTAAACCCAATTCTTTAAAGTTTTGTTCAGCTGAATTCATAATGTAAAACTATTATTTAAAAACAAATTAGCATCACCCATAAACAAAAAAAGCCCCCCGGTAAAACCAGGGGACTTTCGCTTTATATAACCCTTTTAACTAAAGTTTGAAAGAAATGCCGAAGTTGATAGAGTAATCTGCAAAGGCAGCATCACCATAGGTTACAATTCCGGTTTTTATTGAATTTTGCTTGTCGTTATAGCTTTGGGTACGCTTACGAACAACCGCAATTGGTACGTTGGCAAATATATTCATGCGCTTAAAGCTATAGTTTAACGAAGGTTCTGCTGATACAACGTAGCCAGGGCGGCGCCATTTCTCGCTTTTACCAATCAGGTCATAAGCGGGCACACCCTCTAAACGGCCACCGGCAGATATAGTAAATGCCTTGGTAGTACCGAATGAGTAGTTTGCACCTAACCTGGCTAAGTATTGGTCGGGTACGCTCATAATATCCGACTCCGCCAAGGTAGGGCTCAATAACTCTAAATAGGTACGTGTACCGTTAGTATTACGCGGATTGGCCATATAATATAAGTTGGTGTATAAGCCAAAGTTGTTAGTTATATTTAAAAAGCCGTTTACCTCGGCAATAATACCTACACCGCCGTCGCCTAACTGGATAGATTGATCTACCGGGCGTTCTGATGGGGTAACGTTATAAAAATGATCCATGTAGTTGTAATCGCCGGTAGGCAACTTAATACCTAAACCAGCCTGTATATTACCTTTTGTAGCTTTGTGGCTATCCCATATCCATCTGTCGGCTACAATACGCATATCGCCAAAACCGTGCGAATGTGTGCTATGCCTTTCGGTTAAACCATGCTCATACAATGATGAACGGGCGTTAATAAGGTAAGGTATACCAACCGTTACCGACCAGTATTTATCAAAGTTACGGGTAAGTGCAAGGTCGATAGTGGTTTGGTGATTAATAACCTCGTTACCTAATACCTGGCGTTGTTTCTGCTCTTCGTTGCCTTTAAAGTGGCGGAATGATTTAAAGTAACGGAATGATGAAGTAAAATACCAGCTCTGGTCAGACGCGGCAGTAGTATCAAGCATAGGATGTTCCATTGTTAGAAACGAACCGTTACCCCTAATAGCAACGCAACCTTGCGCGCTTGCGGTAGTGTTATTGATAAATAAATATAAAGCAACCCCGGTAAGGAGTTTTAAATATGATTTCATTGTGTTGTAGGTTAATAAGTGATACAACCTTAAGCTGCAACCTGTAAATACAGGATTTTGTAATTGCTAATAATTAATGTTTAAGTGCCCGGTTGAAAAAATGTATAGGAAACCCTGACGAGACCTGTTTTAGTGCAAACCAAAGCGCTATTAATGTACCGTAGCTCCCTCCACGTTCTATCCATTCAAACAATTCATAGTGTGGGTAAGGTAATTCGCTTACTATTTTCCATACTATAACTACTAACAGGATATTACGCACAGGGCTTATCAGCACTGTAAATGCGGCAGCAAATTCAAATACACCAATAAATTGTGCCAGCCTGCCTGGGTTAGTAAACCCAAGCGATGCATATTGGCTAAGCAATCCTTTTTTCTCTATTAAGTTTAACCAGCCATGGCCTGCTAATAACATAAAGCCAACTAATTTTAGGCAAAGTGTTACATTTTTTATTGAGGTTGCATCAATATCGGTGTCAGGATCAATTGGTTTAAATAGCTGTTTGAAGCTTTGCACACCGCCGGTAAGTATAAGCAGCGCAAGCGGGGCACCAAAATTACCTGCACGCTCAATAAACTCGGCAAAAGGCTCGCCTGATGCCGGCCGCAAAAAAGCCGTTAATGTACCCCAGATAACCAGCCATAAAGCAACTGCACGTATAGGAAAAAATAACATAGTTAAGCCCATGGTTATATCAAATACACCAACCCAGGGCATCAGGGTGTAAGCCATCTCTTTGCCTATACCAAACACCGCGAAATAATTACACCAAATTTGCTTGGTTATGATACCAAAAGCACCATGGCCAATAAAGCACATAGCAATTGCTATGCGCAGTATGTAATATATCTTTTGTTCGTTTTTAAGCGTTGCCATCTTCGTCAGTTCTTTAGTTGCCTGCTCCGTCTATTTTCGCACGGTTTATGGCGTATTGGCCTACTTTTACACCGGTTTGCAAACCAACTTCGCAATCGCTGCGGTAATGGATGGCTCCGTAAAGTCTAGACATTGCTGCCTCGTGTGCCATATCCATAAAAGCGTTTGCTTTTTCGGGAACCAAATAACCTAATATCGTTGCAGCTGCACCGCTAAAGTTAGAGTGACCTGATGTATACGACGGAAAGTTTGGTATACCAGTAAGCGTTTTAATATTCATTACCATTTGTGTTGGGCGAGGGTTAAAGTAGTAATACTTAGCATCCCAACATACAATGGCGGCGTCCATTTCGGCCATATTTAACAAGGCAAAATTACGTGCCCAACGCACTTCGCTGTAGTTGTGTTTTACAAACTCATCTGCTGCAATAGTGTTCCAATGACCCGGAGGGGTTACTGTACCCACGCCATCGGCCCAAAAGTTAACTATACGCTCATGCTCGCGGCTTTTGTCTTCACTCATGCGTAAAACCTCGTCCGATTCCTTTTTAAACTCAGGAGAACCAGTTGCATATGGTGCAGGCGGGCGCAATGCTACTACGGTAAGGGTATCAAATAAAAATGGCAAAACCTTTGTAAATAATGGCAACATTGGTGGCCTTTTTGGTAACTCCAAACTAACCCATGGGGTTAAGCCTTTGGCAGTGGTGGTAGTTTCAAGGCTTTTCCAGTAATCGGGTGTGCCGATTGCTTTACCGGCCCTATCGGTACGTGCACGTGCTAAAAATACTGTGGCAACTTGTTTACCTAATGCTTCGCCGGCATCCATATCAGAGCGCACATTAGCACCGGCCATTATACGATATAACTTTTCTTCGGCTACTTTTTGCTGTATATAAGCCAGATCGCCAGGGAAAAGCAATTCCATCATTTTAGCTGTAGCACCTGCTACAACAGCATCTTCGCTTGGGTACGATGGCAATGTTGATTGCGGCACCAAAGCCTTAACAGATGGGTTGTTTTTGTATGGGGCTAAACGGCCAAACTTCTTTTTAAACTTCCAGGCGGCCACCAAAGCATCGTATTGGGCTGCACTTACGTAAGCATAGGCACGTGCTGCATACGGCGGGTTTGAGAAAGGAAATAATGGGTAAGCTAATGGATTGGTAGCATCGGGGAAAGGATAGCTTCCATCATCGTTTTGATACGGTGGCAGATTGTGTTTAGCAACCAGTTCGCGTAGTATCTCGTTCCAACGTAAAACCGAACCGGCGCTCCAGTAGTTAATAATATTCTTTTGCTCGGTGGTTAGATTTTGCTGGTAGCTTTTTATCTCGTTAATATCGGCCGCGTAGTTTGGCGATGTAATTGGATCTGGCGTAGCTATAGTAAGCGTAGCCGTATCTATTAATATGGTTTTCCAGTTACCAGCATCGGCATCAATATTGGTAGGGTTTAGTTGCTTGTATAGCTGATTACGCTCTTCTATCGTTTTCTTACACGACGTATTAAAAAGAGCTGCAGATAAAAGCGTTATATATAGTATATGTTTTTTCATGGTCTTCTTATTTATCTGATTTATCCTTTTTAACAGCAAATACATAATACACGCCGCCAAAGATCGAGTTGTTTTGCCCTACGTTGCGGCCGCTTACTACGTGGTTACCACCTGCTGTAAATTCAAGCCCTTCAAGCGATTGAAAGCTGTATTTAAAAATTGCGCCTACCATAGTAGCATTCATTCGGTTACT
This portion of the Inquilinus sp. KBS0705 genome encodes:
- a CDS encoding glucosidase translates to MGAEQDRLKTTGWKKWGPYVSDRQWGTVREDYSANGDAWNYVTHDMARSKAYRWGEEGIAGICDIGQHLCFAIALWNKKDRILKERYFGLSNSEGNHGEDVKELYYYLDNTPTHSYMKMLYKYPQQAFPYDQLVAEAKKRGRDQPEFEIIDTGTFNNDEYFDVFVEYAKQGKDDILIKITVHNRGNTDASLNVLPTLWFRNTWAWGYDSDKPSLKAGDNKHISIYHKQLGQLFLAAEKEAETLFCDNETNTRRFFNTGDDKQFYKDGINNYIINGDKSINADKTGTKAAINYDITIPAQQSTTIRLRLSPNADVVFDDFETIFQSRQQEADEFYKAIQPNQNNDERAAIQRQAYAGMLWNKQFYYYDIHQWLTGDPSEPTPPAERLNGRNHSWQHFNNRGDIISMPDKWEYPWFAAWDLAFHCIPLANIDMAFTKSQLTLLIRDWYMHPNGQLPAYEWNFEDANPPVHAMVTWKVYLQDKKANGGKGDTYFLERIFHKLMINFTWWVNRKDEAGNNIFEGGFLGLDNIGVFDRNTKFSNGAHLEQVDGTSWMAMYSLNLLRIAAELAVTNKAYADIASKYFEHFIYISGAMSSLGEGGRSGLWDEEESFFYDQLRFADGSAEKMKVRSIVGFIPLFATEVLDDADIANNPIFSDRMDWFTANRPDLSSLVSRWDVKNSSGKHLISLLRGHRMIGILKYMLDENEFLSPYGIRSVSKYHLNNPFSINMNGSQFSIKYTPAESDIPMFGGNSNWRGPVWVPINYLIIESLNNFYEYYGDDLQVECPTGSGNMMNLKDVANEIYSRISRLFLRDENGKRAADGNSDIIQTDANFKDHIQFYEYFDGDNGRGLGASHQTGWTGLIANCLYH
- a CDS encoding phosphatase PAP2 family protein; this encodes MKKHILYITLLSAALFNTSCKKTIEERNQLYKQLNPTNIDADAGNWKTILIDTATLTIATPDPITSPNYAADINEIKSYQQNLTTEQKNIINYWSAGSVLRWNEILRELVAKHNLPPYQNDDGSYPFPDATNPLAYPLFPFSNPPYAARAYAYVSAAQYDALVAAWKFKKKFGRLAPYKNNPSVKALVPQSTLPSYPSEDAVVAGATAKMMELLFPGDLAYIQQKVAEEKLYRIMAGANVRSDMDAGEALGKQVATVFLARARTDRAGKAIGTPDYWKSLETTTTAKGLTPWVSLELPKRPPMLPLFTKVLPFLFDTLTVVALRPPAPYATGSPEFKKESDEVLRMSEDKSREHERIVNFWADGVGTVTPPGHWNTIAADEFVKHNYSEVRWARNFALLNMAEMDAAIVCWDAKYYYFNPRPTQMVMNIKTLTGIPNFPSYTSGHSNFSGAAATILGYLVPEKANAFMDMAHEAAMSRLYGAIHYRSDCEVGLQTGVKVGQYAINRAKIDGAGN
- a CDS encoding peptidase M19, with protein sequence MFIIDAHLDLSMNALEWNRDLTRPVAEINQRELGLSDKPDRAKAVVSFPELRKGNIGLVVATQIGRYVAPGNTLPGWHSPAQAWAQTQGQLAYYNVMEDAGEMYRVYNLESLEKHLQNWCNGEDNANKPIGYILSLEGADSIVDISYLDGAYQNGLRAIGPAHYGPGRYANGTDATGKMGQNGIDLLKEMERLNIILDATHLCDDAFWQALDNFGGNIWASHNNCRALVNHNRQYSDEMIKALIDRGAVIGAALDAWMMVPNWVRGESTPRKMNCNLDVMVNHIDHICQIAGNTQHVGMGTDLDGAFGREQCPYDLETIADMQKVPGLLKKRGYTETDIENMMYGNWLRFLRNAWK
- a CDS encoding RidA family protein → MNSAEQNFKELGLSLPPAPKPLGVYKPCLIDGKYLYLSGHGTVKDDGSLIIGRIGEDMTPEEGKLAAKQVGLAMLATIKANLGSLDRVKRVIKVLGMVNCKSDFEKHPFIINGASELFASVWGEDNGIGVRSAVGMGSLPDNIPVEIEALFELV
- a CDS encoding sugar phosphate isomerase/epimerase encodes the protein MNFNRRKFLQSTGTLVLSSAVLSGKAASILNMAKHPVGVQLFTFFTSIDNDVKGTLSQIAATGYKEIESAFSRKGGYYGMKPKEFKAVVNDLGMKWKSHHVLGAPFKLPAGAKMPTMPDGKPMTIPVMANLQDNMQQLVDEAAEGGVKYLVCANTPTGNMDELKASIAVLNKTGEAATKAGLIFAYHNHDMEFKAMDGKVPYDLLLSETDSKHVKMELDLAWAVKAGKNPVELFKQNPGRFPLWHVKDLDAAREIILPVGSGTIDFKPIFAAAKTAGMDSFFVEHDMPKDALASIQSSFAYIDKNLNA
- a CDS encoding DUF4251 domain-containing protein; translated protein: MFKMKTLVRMMVVLALIAVNIKPATAQQSKADKKASLAADVKQMIDSKKFTFQANNMYPAYGGLRYLNTTYDVTVTADSVISYLPYFGEVYSGAGYNSSTDNGIKFTSTDFDYKSQQAKNGSWNVVIKPKDVGNATQLLFTVQTNGRTDLAVISQNRQRIRFDGYLKEQAKK
- a CDS encoding D-TA family PLP-dependent enzyme; the encoded protein is MANNWYNINNVAELDTPTLVVYPDRVKHNIALVKTFITDVQRLRPHVKTHKSSEVSKLMLQAGITRFKCATISEAEMLGMCDAPDVLLAYQPVGPKLKRFIRLITAYKDTSYSCVVDNVATAQTIATAALNADITIPVYIDLNIGMNRTGIIPADALLLYEECMAMDGIKLLGLHAYDGHIHDSDYVTRQIKSDNAMAPVIKLVAAIQANGHAKPVVIAGGSPTYPILAVRNDVECSPGTFVYWDRGYQLAFPEQEFQTAALIVTRVISLPDETKLCLDVGHKSVSAENELNKRIYFLNAPKLKFISQSEEHLVIDAGGDHQFKVGDILYGLPYHICPTIALYERAITIENEDVTGEWLNIARDRKITI